A DNA window from Thiobacillus denitrificans ATCC 25259 contains the following coding sequences:
- the yajC gene encoding preprotein translocase subunit YajC: MISLAHAQTAAPAATPGIADFLPLIIIFILFWFMLIRPQMKRTKEQKKMLSELAKGDEVVTASGQVGKIAKIGDQYVSLEIADGVVVHVQKQSVQTLLPKGTIKGL, translated from the coding sequence ATGATCTCGCTCGCCCACGCCCAGACTGCCGCTCCCGCCGCCACGCCGGGAATCGCCGATTTCCTGCCGCTCATCATCATCTTCATCCTGTTCTGGTTCATGCTGATCCGCCCGCAGATGAAGCGCACGAAGGAACAGAAGAAGATGCTGTCGGAACTCGCGAAGGGCGACGAAGTCGTCACCGCGAGCGGCCAGGTCGGCAAGATCGCCAAGATCGGCGATCAATACGTGTCGCTCGAAATCGCCGACGGCGTCGTCGTCCACGTGCAGAAGCAGTCGGTCCAGACGCTGCTGCCGAAGGGCACGATCAAGGGGCTCTAA
- a CDS encoding M48 family metallopeptidase codes for MIRFAADYFDGETSRAHAVEASVDAGHLRVRGGAVDFAVSLDRVQVAPPAGQARSVVHLPDARELHSADAAALLELSRLSASARPERWAHLLESRLGFALAALVVSILIVTAGLRWGVPAVAQLAAHALPGWVDERIGEEALALMDELSLSPSTLPAARQQALTQKIADQCRRQTCPSYRLLFRDSKLFGANAMALPGGTVVVTDALVGLARHDEELLAVVAHELGHVRHRHGLRMALQSLGAGAILVAVTGDIGSVTDLAAGLPSLRLQSGYSRDMEREADAYALAWLNTACIPPTRFAAILGRIDDDASDTGLLDSHPGTRERLGPFRGPGRCL; via the coding sequence GTGATCCGCTTCGCGGCGGATTACTTCGACGGCGAGACGTCGCGCGCGCACGCGGTCGAAGCCAGCGTCGACGCCGGCCACCTGCGCGTGCGCGGCGGCGCCGTCGATTTCGCGGTGTCGCTCGACCGCGTCCAGGTCGCGCCGCCCGCAGGGCAAGCGCGCAGCGTCGTGCATCTGCCCGACGCGCGCGAGCTGCATAGCGCCGACGCCGCGGCGCTGCTCGAACTCAGCCGGCTCAGTGCATCCGCCCGCCCCGAACGCTGGGCGCATCTGCTCGAAAGCCGGCTGGGCTTTGCGCTTGCCGCGCTCGTCGTCTCGATCCTCATCGTGACCGCCGGGCTGCGCTGGGGCGTGCCGGCCGTCGCGCAACTCGCCGCGCACGCGCTGCCCGGCTGGGTCGACGAGCGGATCGGCGAAGAAGCGCTGGCGCTCATGGACGAACTCAGCCTGTCACCGAGCACGCTGCCAGCCGCGCGCCAACAGGCCCTCACGCAGAAGATCGCCGACCAGTGCCGCAGGCAGACCTGTCCTTCCTACCGCTTGCTGTTCCGCGACAGCAAGCTCTTCGGCGCCAATGCCATGGCGCTTCCGGGCGGCACCGTGGTCGTGACCGATGCGCTGGTCGGGCTCGCCCGCCACGACGAAGAGCTGCTCGCGGTCGTCGCGCACGAGCTCGGCCACGTCCGGCATCGCCACGGCCTGCGCATGGCGCTGCAAAGCCTTGGCGCCGGCGCGATCCTCGTTGCCGTCACGGGCGATATCGGCAGCGTCACCGACCTCGCCGCGGGGCTGCCGAGCCTGCGGCTGCAAAGTGGCTATTCGCGCGACATGGAACGCGAGGCCGACGCCTACGCGCTGGCCTGGCTGAACACGGCCTGCATTCCGCCCACGCGTTTTGCCGCCATTCTCGGACGCATCGACGACGACGCCTCGGACACCGGCCTGCTCGACAGCCACCCCGGCACGCGCGAGCGGCTCGGACCCTTCCGCGGCCCGGGTCGGTGCCTCTGA